The genomic window GCAGGGCGCTTGAGCCTCAGGCTAGCGCTTTCTGAGTTCCTCTCGCTACACCCCCCAAATTCAGGGAATCACCACGTCCACCTGCGCTCCAGCTTCCAGCGAGAGCAGCAGCTTCAGCGGAGTGTCGCCGTGCTTGAGGAGGTAGGTCAAGAAATTCATCTCGCGCTCTTGGAGGTGTCCAGCGGGCAGCAGGTGTTTTTTGAGCCGGGTCAGTTGGCCGCTCTTGTCGTCCTCAGCGCGGGCGAGGGCCGAGTAGGCTTGCTGGCGGTGGCGCTCCAAGCGGCTCATGGTGCGGTTCTTACTGCGCTCCACGCTGCTTTTCAGGGTCGGATCGAGCGCCGAGAGTTCGTTCATCAGGGCGCTGAACTCGCCTTCCAAGTGATTGATCCGCTCCTGACTCAGCGCGGCGGCTTGTTGCTGACTTGCCAGCGCCTTGCCCAGCGTGCCTTCAGGGTCACGCTGAAACTGCGCCGCCGTGACGCCGAAACGCTCCAGCAGTCGGGCCACATTCGGCTCCAGCCAGGTCACGCTCAGGCGCGGCCACAGAACCGGCTGCTCTAAGCCGTGAAGCCCGTAGACCCCGCGCAGCTCGGCGGCGTAGGCCAGTTCACCCGGCCCCACCACGAAGGCGGCGGTGGGCAGCAAGTAATCTTGGATGATGGGGCGCAGCCCAGCGGCGGGGGTAATCCGGCTGGGGTCACTGTCCAGTAGCGAGAGCAACTCGGCTTTGGTGTAGCCCTCAAACGCCTTGCCGCCCTGCTGCGAAACGCGCAGCAAGGTGCGCTGGCCGCTTTCTTCTTCCACAAACAAGTTCGTCGATCCGGGTGGGCGGCGAAGCTGGGCGGCGTAGCCCTGCGCTTCAAGTTGCTCGGCGGCAGCTTCGATGCGCTGCGGGCCTTCGAGGGGACGCTCGATTTCGGCAGCCAGCGCCGGGGCCATCAAGCGGGCCAGCGCTGGATGCAGCGGGTCGAGCACGATCAGGCCGTGCTCGCCCAGCAGGGTGTACATCAAGCGGGCGAACACGTCGGCGTACGTCCGGCCCTTGAAGGCGAAATCCAGACGTGAGCGCACCGCCGCTTTGTGCGCTTCGGGGGCGTCAAATTCGCCGATCAGTTCCAGCAGTTGCGCTGACCACTCGGCCCGCCAAGCGATGCGGCCCACCGGCACGCCGCGCGGCAAGTCGAGGCGCGGCTCAAATTCGCGCTCCGAAAAGTCGAGCAGATGGGTGGAGGCCACTTCGTCGGCGTCGTGGTCTTGGCTGGCGATCCAAAACACCGGCAAGACCGGGCGCTCCTCGGTGCTGAGCTGACGGGCCAGCAAAATGGCGTCGGCGGCTTTGTGGACGCTGTAGGCCGGGCCGCCCAGCAGTCCGGCTTGTTGTCCGGCCACCACCACCCGCGCTTCTGGGTGCGAGAGCTTTTCGAGTTGCGCGGCGAGCATTTTGGCGGCTGGGTCGGCTTTTTTGGCTGTGCCGTCCGGCAAACCCACATCAAGGTGGTAAGCCCGCAACGCGGCGGCCAGAGCGGGGCGATCAAGGACGCGCTGCGCCTGCAAAAAGG from Deinococcus detaillensis includes these protein-coding regions:
- the bshC gene encoding bacillithiol biosynthesis cysteine-adding enzyme BshC; protein product: MTSAPARLPLLDAYRAGHLSEFFARTPADLPAFLQAQRVLDRPALAAALRAYHLDVGLPDGTAKKADPAAKMLAAQLEKLSHPEARVVVAGQQAGLLGGPAYSVHKAADAILLARQLSTEERPVLPVFWIASQDHDADEVASTHLLDFSEREFEPRLDLPRGVPVGRIAWRAEWSAQLLELIGEFDAPEAHKAAVRSRLDFAFKGRTYADVFARLMYTLLGEHGLIVLDPLHPALARLMAPALAAEIERPLEGPQRIEAAAEQLEAQGYAAQLRRPPGSTNLFVEEESGQRTLLRVSQQGGKAFEGYTKAELLSLLDSDPSRITPAAGLRPIIQDYLLPTAAFVVGPGELAYAAELRGVYGLHGLEQPVLWPRLSVTWLEPNVARLLERFGVTAAQFQRDPEGTLGKALASQQQAAALSQERINHLEGEFSALMNELSALDPTLKSSVERSKNRTMSRLERHRQQAYSALARAEDDKSGQLTRLKKHLLPAGHLQEREMNFLTYLLKHGDTPLKLLLSLEAGAQVDVVIP